The Primulina eburnea isolate SZY01 chromosome 6, ASM2296580v1, whole genome shotgun sequence genome contains a region encoding:
- the LOC140833740 gene encoding histone H2AX: MSSIAAATSKGGRGKPKASKSVSRSSKAGLQFPVGRIARFLKAGKYAERVGAGAPVYLSAVLEYLAAEVLELAGNAARDNKKNRIVPRHIQLAVRNDEELSKLLGSVTIANGGVLPNIHQNLLPKKAGGREKEIGSASQEF; encoded by the exons ATGAGTTCTATAGCAGCAGCCACAAGCAAGGGCGGCCGGGGCAAGCCCAAGGCCTCCAAGTCCGTCTCCCGTTCATCGAAAGCCGGTCTCCAGTTCCCCGTCGGCAGAATCGCTAGGTTTCTGAAGGCTGGAAAATACGCCGAGCGTGTCGGCGCTGGTGCTCCTGTTTATCTCTCCGCCGTGCTTGAATACCTAGCTGCTGAG GTTTTGGAACTTGCGGGGAATGCAGCGAGGGACAACAAGAAGAATAGAATTGTGCCGAGGCACATACAATTGGCTGTCAGAAATGACGAGGAATTGAGCAAGCTTCTGGGGAGTGTGACCATTGCGAACGGCGGTGTTTTGCCCAATATTCATCAGAATCTCTTGCCGAAGAAGGCTGGAGGACGGGAGAAAGAGATTGGGTCTGCGTCGCAAGAATTTTAG
- the LOC140833741 gene encoding nodulin homeobox isoform X2, producing MVLLHSALVACSLKLLTVIVSSQYQEVAQVLTSYYKVDVFMEATFTAVHKDIKFLQSRLSAEHVESSANTSPTAEETLNHLCQQCDSSLQFLQSLCQQKLFRERLVKNKELCGNGGVLVLAQAVMSLNISSSYGTFSSYMTSVSRLKSKALSILLHLCEAESVSYLDEVANTPRSQDLAKSIALQVLELLKKLFGIDHDKSNVSSEKIYPKGQLELNAMRLADVFSDDSNFRSFIMINFTEALAAIFLFSHGEFLSNWCSSDLPVCEDDVTLDVPRASYAHQRTSLLIKMIANLHCYVPDVCQDEKGLFLNKFVQFFQMESQNLSNGCSYAFDAGKTTTVAKSLCSLLSHAESLVPRFLNEDDVQLLRFFIRQFESLILPAPCEDNQGKVALTHDNGSSDMNECMVKNITTLEGDRIDAKGNGNDQSTDGERKFGITEQGKPSGTSVNLGEVERDSRTVETSGSDSSPTRGKNHSDQMDVDHFKGGVFGETQDDSKVEAVHSDEKQQRKRKRTVMNDRQIALIESAIVDEPDMHRNSALLQLWAEKLSFHGAEVTTSRLKNWLNNRKAKLARAAKDVRVPCEGDNLDKQGGSGISSLQLNSPHSPVDSSFVPSASRGNFGNEAIDCTPRISIDEHFGTSLAATKDVILPSTPLELGQYVTIMGEKTEEIGKGKVLYM from the exons ATGGTTCTCTTGCACTCAGCCCTTGTTGCTTGCAGTTTGAAATTGTTAACAGTGATAGTTTCTTCACAATACCAAGAGGTTGCTCAAGTCTTGACTTCATATTACAAG GTTGATGTGTTTATGGAAGCCACATTTACCGCAGTTCATAAAGATATCAAATTTCTTCAGTCCAGGCTGTCTGCTGAACATGTTGAGTCGTCTGCAAACACTTCCCCCACTGCGGAAGAGACATTGAATCATCTTTGCCAACAGTGTGACTCCTCTCTCCAGTTTCTGCAGTCTTTATGTCAACAAAAGTTGTTTCGCGAGCGACTTGTTAAGAACAAG GAGTTATGTGGCAATGGAGGGGTTCTCGTACTAGCTCAGGCTGTAATGAGCTTAAACATATCATCATCGTATGGCACATTCTCCTCTTATATGACTTCTGTCTCTCGCTTGAAGTCTAAAGCTCTATCTATT CTCTTGCACCTTTGTGAAGCAGAAAGTGTGTCCTACCTGGACGAGGTTGCCAACACTCCTAGAAGTCAGGATTTGGCGAAGTCTATTGCATTACAG GTTCTTGAGTTACTGAAGAAATTATTTGGTATTGATCATGATAAGTCAAATGTTTCCTCTGAGAAAATATACCCAAAAGGGCAACTGGAACTGAACGCCATGCGCCTGGCAGATGTCTTCTCTGACGATTCAAATTTCCGATCTTTCATTATGATAAACTTT ACTGAAGCATTGGCAGCAATCTTTTTATTCTCACATGGAGAATTTTTATCTAATTGGTGTTCATCGGATCTCCCAGTTTGTGAAGATGATGTGACTCTAGA TGTACCTCGGGCTTCTTATGCGCATCAGAGGACATCCTTATTGATCAAAATGATCGCAAATCTTCATTGTTATGTTCCGGATGTATGTCAAG ATGAGAAGGGTCTCTTTCTCAACAAGTTTGTTCAGTTCTTTCAAATGGAAAGCCAGAATCTATCCAATGGATGCTCATACGCATTTGATGCTGGAAAAACTACAACTGTCGCCAAGAGCTTGT GTTCACTGCTGAGTCATGCAGAATCATTAGTTCCTCGATTTTTAAATGAAGATGATGTGCAGCTTTTAAG GTTCTTTATCCGTCAGTTTGAATCTTTGATTCTTCCTGCTCCATGTGAAGATAATCAG GGCAAAGTGGCTCTGACTCATGACAATGGTAGCAGTGACATGAACGAATGCATGGTGAAGAATATCACAACCCTAGAGGGAGACCGAATAGATGCCAAAGGGAATGGAAATGATCAATCTACCGACGGGGAAAGGAAATTTGGGATTACAGAACAGGGTAAACCAAGTGGGACCTCTGTAAATTTGGGAGAAGTCGAAAGGGACAGTAGGACAGTTGAAACAAGTGGTTCCGATTCTAGCCCCACCCGAGGAAAAAATCATAGCGATCAGATGGATGTTGATCACTTCAAGGGAGGTGTGTTTGGAGAAACTCAGGATGATTCAAAGGTCGAAGCTGTACATTCTGATGAGAAGCAGCAAAGGAAGCGCAAGCGGACTGTAATGAATGATAGACAGATAGCACTTATTGAGTCTGCTATTGTAGATGAACCAGACATGCATCGTAATTCAGCTTTGTTACAACTCTGGGCTGAAAAATTGAGTTTTCAC GGCGCGGAGGTGACTACTTCAAGGCTCAAAAATTG GCTTAATAACCGAAAGGCGAAGCTCGCTCGTGCTGCTAAGGATGTTCGTGTACCATGCGAAGGGGACAATCTTGACAAACAAGGTGGGTCTGGAATATCATCACTTCAGTTAAACTCGCCTCACAGTCCCGTGGACAGTTCTTTTGTACCATCTGCTTCCAGAGGGAATTTTGGCAATGAAGCTATTGATTGTACACCTAGGATTAGCATCGACGAACACTTTGGGACTTCGCTTGCAGCTACTAAGGATGTTATCTTACCAAGTACGCCTTTGGAGCTCGGGCAATACGTGACAATCATGGGTGAAAAAACAGAGGAGATTGGGAAGGGTAAAGTGTTGTATATGTGA
- the LOC140833741 gene encoding nodulin homeobox isoform X1, with protein MKSSRDEASTSAELMNTSSRGRAEPVLDLVAAVNTLHELSAQQLSKLIKDSGNSIIQYVAEDGSQCQIDVEKFARYLPLHLIAVIMAWERDKSTFKYLLCGILLLHSMCDLASRVPKIEQILLDDVKVSEQLIDLVFYLLVVLGAYRKDHRHTPNDMVLLHSALVACSLKLLTVIVSSQYQEVAQVLTSYYKVDVFMEATFTAVHKDIKFLQSRLSAEHVESSANTSPTAEETLNHLCQQCDSSLQFLQSLCQQKLFRERLVKNKELCGNGGVLVLAQAVMSLNISSSYGTFSSYMTSVSRLKSKALSILLHLCEAESVSYLDEVANTPRSQDLAKSIALQVLELLKKLFGIDHDKSNVSSEKIYPKGQLELNAMRLADVFSDDSNFRSFIMINFTEALAAIFLFSHGEFLSNWCSSDLPVCEDDVTLDVPRASYAHQRTSLLIKMIANLHCYVPDVCQDEKGLFLNKFVQFFQMESQNLSNGCSYAFDAGKTTTVAKSLCSLLSHAESLVPRFLNEDDVQLLRFFIRQFESLILPAPCEDNQGKVALTHDNGSSDMNECMVKNITTLEGDRIDAKGNGNDQSTDGERKFGITEQGKPSGTSVNLGEVERDSRTVETSGSDSSPTRGKNHSDQMDVDHFKGGVFGETQDDSKVEAVHSDEKQQRKRKRTVMNDRQIALIESAIVDEPDMHRNSALLQLWAEKLSFHGAEVTTSRLKNWLNNRKAKLARAAKDVRVPCEGDNLDKQGGSGISSLQLNSPHSPVDSSFVPSASRGNFGNEAIDCTPRISIDEHFGTSLAATKDVILPSTPLELGQYVTIMGEKTEEIGKGKVLYM; from the exons ATGAAATCATCGAGGGATGAAGCTTCCACCAGCGCTGAGCTGATGAACACTTCGTCAAGAGGACGAGCTGAGCCA GTTCTTGATTTAGTTGCTGCTGTAAATACACTGCACGAGCTTAGCGCTCAACAGCTTAGCAAACTAATAAAGGATTCCGGGAACAGCATTATCCAATATGTTGCTGAAGATGGATCACAGTGTCAG ATTGATGTGGAAAAATTTGCAAGATATCTTCCTTTGCACCTTATTGCAGTGATTATGGCTTGGGAAAGGGACAAGTCCACTTTCAAGTACTTGTTATGTGGTATTCTTCTGCTGCATTCCATGTGTGATCTTGCATCTCGAGTGCCTAAGATTGAGCAG ATACTGCTTGACGACGTGAAAGTATCTGAACAGCTAATTGATCTTGTCTTTTATCTACTGGTTGTCCTTGGAGCTTACAGAAAG GACCATCGCCACACTCCCAATGACATGGTTCTCTTGCACTCAGCCCTTGTTGCTTGCAGTTTGAAATTGTTAACAGTGATAGTTTCTTCACAATACCAAGAGGTTGCTCAAGTCTTGACTTCATATTACAAG GTTGATGTGTTTATGGAAGCCACATTTACCGCAGTTCATAAAGATATCAAATTTCTTCAGTCCAGGCTGTCTGCTGAACATGTTGAGTCGTCTGCAAACACTTCCCCCACTGCGGAAGAGACATTGAATCATCTTTGCCAACAGTGTGACTCCTCTCTCCAGTTTCTGCAGTCTTTATGTCAACAAAAGTTGTTTCGCGAGCGACTTGTTAAGAACAAG GAGTTATGTGGCAATGGAGGGGTTCTCGTACTAGCTCAGGCTGTAATGAGCTTAAACATATCATCATCGTATGGCACATTCTCCTCTTATATGACTTCTGTCTCTCGCTTGAAGTCTAAAGCTCTATCTATT CTCTTGCACCTTTGTGAAGCAGAAAGTGTGTCCTACCTGGACGAGGTTGCCAACACTCCTAGAAGTCAGGATTTGGCGAAGTCTATTGCATTACAG GTTCTTGAGTTACTGAAGAAATTATTTGGTATTGATCATGATAAGTCAAATGTTTCCTCTGAGAAAATATACCCAAAAGGGCAACTGGAACTGAACGCCATGCGCCTGGCAGATGTCTTCTCTGACGATTCAAATTTCCGATCTTTCATTATGATAAACTTT ACTGAAGCATTGGCAGCAATCTTTTTATTCTCACATGGAGAATTTTTATCTAATTGGTGTTCATCGGATCTCCCAGTTTGTGAAGATGATGTGACTCTAGA TGTACCTCGGGCTTCTTATGCGCATCAGAGGACATCCTTATTGATCAAAATGATCGCAAATCTTCATTGTTATGTTCCGGATGTATGTCAAG ATGAGAAGGGTCTCTTTCTCAACAAGTTTGTTCAGTTCTTTCAAATGGAAAGCCAGAATCTATCCAATGGATGCTCATACGCATTTGATGCTGGAAAAACTACAACTGTCGCCAAGAGCTTGT GTTCACTGCTGAGTCATGCAGAATCATTAGTTCCTCGATTTTTAAATGAAGATGATGTGCAGCTTTTAAG GTTCTTTATCCGTCAGTTTGAATCTTTGATTCTTCCTGCTCCATGTGAAGATAATCAG GGCAAAGTGGCTCTGACTCATGACAATGGTAGCAGTGACATGAACGAATGCATGGTGAAGAATATCACAACCCTAGAGGGAGACCGAATAGATGCCAAAGGGAATGGAAATGATCAATCTACCGACGGGGAAAGGAAATTTGGGATTACAGAACAGGGTAAACCAAGTGGGACCTCTGTAAATTTGGGAGAAGTCGAAAGGGACAGTAGGACAGTTGAAACAAGTGGTTCCGATTCTAGCCCCACCCGAGGAAAAAATCATAGCGATCAGATGGATGTTGATCACTTCAAGGGAGGTGTGTTTGGAGAAACTCAGGATGATTCAAAGGTCGAAGCTGTACATTCTGATGAGAAGCAGCAAAGGAAGCGCAAGCGGACTGTAATGAATGATAGACAGATAGCACTTATTGAGTCTGCTATTGTAGATGAACCAGACATGCATCGTAATTCAGCTTTGTTACAACTCTGGGCTGAAAAATTGAGTTTTCAC GGCGCGGAGGTGACTACTTCAAGGCTCAAAAATTG GCTTAATAACCGAAAGGCGAAGCTCGCTCGTGCTGCTAAGGATGTTCGTGTACCATGCGAAGGGGACAATCTTGACAAACAAGGTGGGTCTGGAATATCATCACTTCAGTTAAACTCGCCTCACAGTCCCGTGGACAGTTCTTTTGTACCATCTGCTTCCAGAGGGAATTTTGGCAATGAAGCTATTGATTGTACACCTAGGATTAGCATCGACGAACACTTTGGGACTTCGCTTGCAGCTACTAAGGATGTTATCTTACCAAGTACGCCTTTGGAGCTCGGGCAATACGTGACAATCATGGGTGAAAAAACAGAGGAGATTGGGAAGGGTAAAGTGTTGTATATGTGA
- the LOC140833739 gene encoding uncharacterized protein, which translates to MGILSVKYLSLDGGPAEARLNLFRWRYAEGKSRYSLSHSTVKKATDLYVNSAKKYGIRPVSLAISNGEYPPRRILTFKESAQPLFCDTLLWPALYLVLLRSGNSKRYSMVARWILFRKYLPKSIGFIRHFRIHVPERHLIFFVPSTPFSDFPHSHHQLSHGHKMRGERALSFI; encoded by the exons ATGGGCATTCTGTCTGTGAAGTATCTCTCTCTTGATGGAGGTCCAGCTGAAGCTCGTCTGAATCTTTTCAGAT GGAGGTATGCCGAAGGGAAGTCAAGATACAGCCTTTCACATTCTACTGTAAAGAAAGCTACCGAT CTGTATGTCAACAGCGCCAAGAAATATGGCATTCGTCCTGTCTCTCTCGCAATA TCCAATGGAGAATACCCGCCACGCCGAATTCTAACGTTTAAAGAATCTGCACAGCCTTTGTTTTGCGACACCCTCTTGTGGCCAGCGCTGTATTTGGTGCTACTAAGATCTGGCAACTCCAAGAGGTACTCGATGGTTGCAAGGTGGATCTTATTCCGGAAATACTTACCGAAATCAATAGGGTTCATTCGGCATTTCCGAATCCATGTCCCTGAAAGACATCTAATCTTTTTTGTACCATCAACCCCATTTTCGGATTTTCCCCACTCCCATCATCAATTGTCACATGGCCACAAAATGAGGGGAGAAAGAGCTCTGAGCTTCATTTAG